A single genomic interval of uncultured Sunxiuqinia sp. harbors:
- a CDS encoding glycine cleavage system protein H — translation MDGFTYTNIFETKGIEYLAIIAFFLIMVPFWMLLTRKSKQTMQPQLADGLITAKSLRIPQGIFFSKFHSWAYLEKTGKARVGLDDLLLHLTGEVSISHLREPGEQVLKGELLTRINHDGKSLKIFAPISGEVMRTNEQLVDDPGLMKADPYQQGWMYVIKPSNWKVDTDTHYLAEDASAWAARELDRFKDFLSVSVMKHLANPNQVVLQDGGELIDQPLAELPEEVWSDFQQTFLS, via the coding sequence ATGGACGGATTTACATATACCAATATTTTTGAAACCAAAGGAATCGAATACCTGGCTATCATTGCCTTCTTTCTGATTATGGTTCCTTTTTGGATGTTATTGACACGAAAGTCGAAACAAACCATGCAACCCCAACTGGCTGACGGACTCATCACGGCCAAATCACTGCGTATTCCTCAAGGAATCTTTTTTAGCAAGTTTCACAGTTGGGCCTACCTTGAGAAAACCGGTAAAGCCCGGGTTGGACTCGATGACCTGCTGCTTCATCTGACTGGTGAGGTAAGTATCAGCCATCTGCGGGAGCCGGGCGAGCAAGTACTAAAAGGAGAGTTATTAACCCGAATTAACCACGATGGTAAAAGTCTGAAAATTTTTGCTCCCATCTCCGGCGAAGTTATGCGAACCAATGAACAGCTGGTGGACGATCCCGGTCTGATGAAGGCCGATCCGTACCAACAAGGATGGATGTACGTGATTAAGCCATCGAACTGGAAAGTTGACACTGATACCCATTACCTGGCCGAAGATGCCAGCGCTTGGGCTGCCCGTGAGCTGGATCGTTTCAAGGACTTTTTGTCGGTCTCGGTGATGAAGCATTTGGCCAACCCAAATCAGGTGGTGCTACAGGATGGTGGTGAACTGATTGACCAGCCGCTGGCTGAACTTCCGGAAGAAGTCTGGAGCGATTTTCAGCAGACTTTTCTGAGTTAA
- a CDS encoding aconitate hydratase codes for MFDLDLIKKTYENFGPRIKSARNVLKRPLTLAEKILYTHLFDPEKVEAFKRGVDYVDFAPDRVAMQDATAQMALLQFMNSGKEQTAVPSTVHCDHLIQASVGGRADLKFALNNNKEVFDFLESVSNKYGIGFWKPGAGIIHQVVLENYAFPGGMMIGTDSHTVNAGGLGMVAIGVGGADAVDVMAGMAWELKFPKLIGVKLTGKLSGWTASKDIILKVAGILTVKGGTGAIVEYFGEGAKSLSATGKGTICNMGAEIGATTSTFGYDESIERYLRATGRSEVADEANRIKEHLTADDEVYANPEKYFDELIEINLDELEPHLNGPFTPDLATPISKVAEAAEKNGWPTKIEVGLIGSCTNSSYEDISRAASLAQQAVDKNLKTKSEFTITPGSEQVRYTIERDGFIDIFDKIGASVFANACGPCIGQWNRAGADKGEKNTIVHSFNRNFSKRADGNPNTHAFVASPELVTALAIAGDLTFNPLTDSLVNDSGEKVKLDPPTGEELPSKGFAVEDAGYQSPAKDGSSVKIAVSPESKRLQLLEAFEPWDGKNMTGAKLLIKAEGKCTTDHISMAGPWLRFRGHLDNISNNMLIGAVNAFNGETNKVKNQLNGEYDEVPKVQRAYKASNIPTVVVGDHNYGEGSSREHAAMEPRHLGVKAVIVKSFARIHETNLKKQGMLGLTFTNEADYDKIQENDTFNFIDLEDFAPGKTLHVELVHDDGNKEVIELNHTFNSQQIGWFKAGSALNLIRQQNN; via the coding sequence ATGTTTGATCTGGATTTAATAAAAAAAACCTACGAGAATTTTGGCCCTCGTATAAAATCGGCCAGAAACGTACTTAAAAGGCCCCTTACTTTGGCCGAAAAAATATTGTATACCCACCTTTTTGATCCCGAAAAAGTAGAGGCGTTCAAGCGTGGTGTTGACTATGTTGACTTTGCTCCTGATCGAGTAGCTATGCAGGATGCGACAGCACAAATGGCATTGCTTCAGTTTATGAATTCAGGGAAAGAACAAACAGCTGTTCCTTCAACCGTTCATTGCGATCACCTGATTCAAGCTAGCGTAGGTGGACGAGCAGACTTGAAGTTTGCCCTCAACAATAATAAAGAAGTATTTGACTTTTTAGAATCGGTATCAAATAAATACGGAATTGGCTTTTGGAAACCCGGAGCGGGAATTATCCACCAGGTGGTGCTCGAAAATTACGCATTTCCCGGAGGAATGATGATCGGTACTGACTCGCATACCGTTAACGCTGGTGGACTTGGTATGGTCGCTATCGGAGTTGGTGGTGCCGATGCTGTTGACGTCATGGCAGGAATGGCCTGGGAACTTAAATTTCCAAAATTGATCGGTGTAAAGCTAACCGGAAAACTGAGTGGATGGACTGCATCTAAGGATATTATCCTTAAAGTTGCAGGAATTTTAACAGTAAAGGGTGGAACTGGAGCCATCGTTGAGTACTTTGGCGAAGGTGCAAAATCACTTTCGGCAACCGGAAAAGGAACAATCTGTAACATGGGTGCTGAAATTGGTGCAACAACTTCCACCTTCGGATACGACGAATCGATCGAACGCTATCTGCGTGCGACTGGCAGATCTGAAGTTGCAGATGAAGCTAACAGGATTAAAGAGCATTTAACTGCTGACGATGAAGTGTATGCTAATCCTGAAAAATATTTTGATGAGCTTATTGAAATCAATCTGGATGAATTAGAGCCTCATTTGAACGGACCATTCACTCCAGACCTGGCAACTCCAATCTCAAAAGTTGCCGAAGCTGCTGAAAAAAATGGCTGGCCAACAAAAATTGAAGTTGGCTTAATTGGTTCTTGTACAAACTCCTCTTACGAGGATATCTCGAGAGCAGCGTCTTTGGCGCAACAGGCCGTAGATAAAAATTTGAAAACGAAATCAGAATTCACAATAACACCTGGTTCAGAACAAGTACGCTACACCATTGAGCGCGATGGATTTATTGATATTTTTGACAAGATTGGAGCCAGTGTATTTGCCAATGCCTGCGGACCTTGCATTGGCCAGTGGAATCGTGCGGGAGCAGACAAAGGCGAGAAAAACACCATTGTCCATTCCTTTAACAGAAACTTCTCAAAACGTGCCGATGGGAACCCAAATACACATGCTTTTGTAGCATCGCCAGAACTAGTTACAGCGTTGGCAATTGCCGGAGATTTAACCTTTAATCCGCTAACTGATTCATTGGTTAATGACTCGGGAGAAAAGGTGAAACTTGATCCGCCAACAGGCGAAGAATTACCAAGCAAAGGTTTTGCAGTCGAAGATGCAGGATATCAAAGTCCGGCAAAAGATGGTTCTTCTGTAAAAATAGCAGTTTCTCCTGAGTCAAAACGACTCCAATTGCTTGAAGCTTTTGAACCCTGGGATGGAAAAAACATGACTGGAGCAAAGCTTTTGATTAAAGCTGAAGGGAAATGCACAACCGACCATATTTCCATGGCTGGACCATGGCTACGCTTTCGTGGGCATTTGGACAATATTTCGAACAACATGTTGATTGGTGCAGTAAATGCGTTCAATGGTGAAACCAACAAAGTAAAAAACCAATTGAATGGTGAATACGATGAAGTTCCGAAGGTTCAAAGAGCATATAAAGCATCTAATATTCCAACAGTTGTTGTGGGTGACCACAATTATGGAGAAGGCTCATCTCGCGAGCATGCTGCCATGGAACCACGTCATTTAGGTGTAAAAGCTGTCATTGTAAAATCATTTGCCCGAATTCATGAAACAAATCTGAAAAAGCAAGGCATGTTGGGCTTAACTTTTACGAACGAAGCTGATTACGATAAAATCCAGGAAAACGACACATTCAACTTTATCGATCTTGAGGATTTTGCGCCGGGTAAAACACTTCATGTAGAATTGGTTCATGATGATGGCAATAAGGAGGTAATCGAATTAAATCATACATTTAATAGTCAACAAATTGGTTGGTTCAAAGCAGGTTCAGCCTTAAATTTAATCAGACAACAAAATAACTAA
- the nrfD gene encoding NrfD/PsrC family molybdoenzyme membrane anchor subunit, which translates to MITMNKEIQLAADRDGKSIWKFLLSELKPRGKWLMPFNLISIPIILVGLALIVLRFAEGLGAVSNINQEIPWGLWKGFNVVTGVAFAGGAYVLTFIVYILKVDKYHSIVRVTVLNGFLAYLFYAGALVLDLGKPWNIFNPIIGNSFGASSVLFLVAWHFLLYIVAQLIEFSPAVAEWLGAKRAHKILSGLTLGAVIFGITLSTLHQSGLGALFLMASEKIHPLWYNEFIPLLFLVSSVFAGLSMVIFEGSISQRVFFRKISSKNREARNNMVQSLSKICAFGMFAYLFMQFLVFIHGQHWDLLNTPMGYWFLLEIIGFVAVPTILFFYASRTSSLLLSRVAAIITIVGIIVNRLNVSIIAFRWDAAVRYVPSWMEIVVSITIILIQIWIFRWVISRMPVLDEPPKWAKNNSR; encoded by the coding sequence ATGATAACGATGAATAAAGAAATTCAACTAGCAGCCGACCGTGATGGAAAATCCATCTGGAAATTTCTTCTAAGTGAGCTAAAACCCAGAGGCAAATGGCTCATGCCTTTTAACCTGATCTCCATACCGATTATTCTGGTGGGTCTGGCTTTAATTGTCCTTCGCTTCGCAGAAGGGCTCGGTGCCGTTTCAAACATCAACCAGGAAATTCCCTGGGGCTTGTGGAAAGGCTTTAATGTGGTAACTGGTGTGGCTTTTGCCGGAGGAGCTTATGTATTGACTTTCATTGTTTATATTCTGAAGGTCGATAAGTATCACTCCATTGTTCGGGTAACGGTGCTGAATGGCTTTTTGGCCTATTTGTTCTACGCCGGGGCGCTGGTACTCGACCTGGGCAAACCCTGGAACATCTTCAACCCGATTATTGGCAATAGTTTTGGAGCCAGCTCTGTATTGTTTCTGGTTGCCTGGCACTTTTTGTTGTATATTGTTGCCCAGCTCATTGAGTTCTCGCCGGCAGTAGCCGAGTGGTTGGGAGCAAAGCGGGCTCACAAAATTTTATCGGGGCTGACCTTGGGAGCCGTTATTTTTGGTATCACCTTGTCAACCTTACACCAGTCAGGTTTGGGGGCGCTGTTTCTCATGGCCAGCGAGAAAATTCACCCCCTGTGGTACAATGAATTTATTCCACTTCTGTTTCTGGTGTCCAGCGTTTTTGCTGGCTTGTCGATGGTCATTTTTGAAGGCTCAATCAGCCAGCGCGTGTTTTTCAGGAAGATCAGCTCAAAGAATCGTGAAGCACGCAACAATATGGTTCAAAGCTTGTCGAAGATTTGTGCTTTCGGTATGTTTGCCTACCTGTTCATGCAATTTCTGGTGTTTATTCACGGACAGCACTGGGACTTGCTGAACACCCCCATGGGATACTGGTTTCTGCTTGAAATCATTGGTTTCGTGGCTGTTCCGACGATTTTGTTTTTCTATGCCTCTCGCACATCCAGCTTGTTGCTGAGCCGGGTGGCCGCCATCATCACCATTGTGGGAATTATTGTGAACCGGCTCAATGTGTCAATTATCGCTTTTCGCTGGGATGCTGCCGTACGCTATGTTCCTTCCTGGATGGAGATCGTGGTCAGCATTACCATCATATTAATTCAAATTTGGATTTTCAGGTGGGTCATTAGCCGCATGCCGGTACTGGACGAACCCCCTAAATGGGCTAAAAATAACAGTCGTTAA
- a CDS encoding 4Fe-4S dicluster domain-containing protein, with amino-acid sequence MGLNRRGFFNVLAVTGASLAVGKKTVASPKSEKEIEFYGILYDSTRCVACRTCEYECAAAHGLPEPPAEVEAIRKTDETCNTVVNTFQTENGEVYTKRQCMHCNEPACASACLTQAMHKSKTGPITWNGDKCMGCRYCMVSCPFDMPKFEYQSTNPKIQKCDMCMERQQAGEVPICVANCPAEAVLFGKRRDLINEARRRIYENPDQYVDHIYGEHEAGGTGWLYLSSVPFEELGMNTHLRQSSYPELTKGFLYSVPSVFVLVPTLLLGIHQATVNNHLKVDDNDE; translated from the coding sequence ATGGGATTAAATCGACGAGGCTTTTTTAATGTACTGGCTGTCACAGGAGCATCTCTGGCAGTTGGTAAAAAGACGGTTGCCTCACCAAAAAGTGAAAAAGAGATTGAATTCTACGGGATTTTATACGATTCTACCCGTTGTGTGGCTTGTCGCACCTGCGAGTATGAATGCGCTGCTGCACATGGATTGCCTGAACCTCCGGCAGAGGTTGAAGCTATTCGAAAAACGGACGAAACCTGCAACACCGTGGTTAATACCTTTCAAACTGAAAACGGGGAAGTGTATACGAAACGGCAGTGTATGCATTGTAATGAACCAGCCTGTGCATCCGCCTGTCTCACTCAGGCGATGCATAAAAGCAAAACCGGCCCGATTACCTGGAATGGCGATAAATGTATGGGATGCCGATACTGTATGGTTTCCTGTCCGTTTGACATGCCAAAGTTTGAATACCAGAGTACCAACCCCAAAATTCAGAAATGTGACATGTGCATGGAGAGGCAACAAGCTGGAGAGGTACCAATCTGTGTTGCAAATTGCCCTGCCGAAGCCGTTCTTTTTGGGAAACGCCGGGATTTGATTAACGAGGCCCGAAGGCGAATTTATGAAAATCCTGATCAGTATGTTGATCATATTTATGGCGAACACGAAGCTGGAGGAACCGGATGGCTCTACTTATCTTCTGTACCATTCGAGGAACTAGGAATGAATACGCACCTGCGACAGTCTTCTTACCCCGAGCTTACGAAAGGGTTCCTGTACAGTGTTCCATCAGTATTTGTGCTGGTGCCAACTTTATTATTGGGCATTCATCAGGCAACAGTAAACAATCACCTAAAAGTAGATGATAACGATGAATAA